The proteins below are encoded in one region of Rhodoluna lacicola:
- the tkt gene encoding transketolase yields the protein MSAFQWTDLDSKAVDTARVLAADAVEKVGNGHPGTAISLAPVAYLLFNKIMRHDPKDDRWLGRDRFILSVGHSSLTIYNQLFLHGYGLELDDLKALRTWGSATPGHPEYGHTKGVEITTGPLGQGLASATGFAYAARFERGLYDPEAAEGQSPFDHFVYVIAGDGDMQEGVTAEAASLAGHQKLGNLVVIYDSNQISIEDDTNIAFTEDLSKRYESYGWHTQVVDWKKTGNYVEDIAELHAAIEKAKAVTDKPSLITLRTIIGWPSPKKQNTGKIHGSALGAEELAGLKTALGFDAEKTFEVSPEVLAHTRGYQAHADQVRSAWEASFDAWAAANPDKKKLLDRVVSGAAPSDLQAALPTFESGSSVSTRVASGKVINAIAQVMPELWGGSADLADSNMTTITGAKSFVPKEWSTHEWTGDKFGRVLHFGIREHAMGSILNGIVLHGNTRAFGGTFLIFSDYMRPAVRLAALMGIPSIFVWTHDSVALGEDGPTHQPIEQLSTLRAIPNLDIVRPADGNETAYAWKTVLERRQGPSGLALSRQNLPVFARGEADETGVVYAGAENTARGAYTLLEAANGKPEVILIATGSEVEIAVAARLQLEAAGVATRVVSAPCLEWFDEQPADYREQVLPASVKAKVSVEAGLALGWNKYVGPFGQSVSIEHFGASADAKTLYREFGMTAEAVVSAAKSTIAAL from the coding sequence TTGTCAGCATTCCAGTGGACCGATCTTGATTCAAAGGCAGTAGACACCGCGCGCGTTCTTGCCGCAGATGCCGTAGAAAAGGTTGGTAACGGTCACCCAGGCACTGCAATTAGTTTGGCTCCAGTCGCCTACCTGCTTTTTAACAAAATTATGCGTCATGATCCAAAAGACGACCGTTGGTTGGGTCGCGACCGTTTTATTCTTTCCGTTGGTCACAGCTCGTTGACCATCTACAACCAATTGTTCTTGCACGGCTATGGTTTGGAACTCGACGATCTAAAAGCACTGCGCACTTGGGGCTCGGCCACTCCTGGTCACCCAGAGTATGGTCACACCAAGGGTGTTGAAATTACCACCGGACCATTGGGTCAAGGTTTGGCTTCAGCCACCGGCTTTGCTTACGCGGCTCGTTTTGAGCGCGGTTTGTATGACCCGGAAGCAGCAGAGGGCCAATCCCCTTTTGATCACTTCGTTTATGTAATTGCTGGTGATGGCGATATGCAAGAGGGCGTTACCGCCGAGGCCGCCTCGCTAGCCGGACATCAAAAACTGGGAAACCTGGTTGTTATTTACGACTCAAACCAGATTTCTATTGAAGACGACACCAACATCGCATTCACCGAAGACCTTTCTAAGCGCTACGAATCATACGGTTGGCACACTCAGGTTGTTGACTGGAAGAAGACTGGAAACTACGTCGAGGACATCGCAGAGCTTCACGCCGCGATCGAAAAGGCAAAGGCAGTAACCGATAAGCCTTCGCTGATTACCTTGCGCACCATCATCGGTTGGCCTTCACCTAAGAAGCAGAACACCGGAAAAATTCACGGATCAGCGCTAGGTGCCGAAGAACTCGCGGGTTTGAAAACTGCATTGGGTTTTGATGCCGAAAAAACTTTTGAAGTTTCGCCAGAAGTTTTGGCCCACACTCGCGGTTATCAGGCACACGCTGATCAGGTGCGCTCAGCCTGGGAAGCATCCTTTGATGCTTGGGCTGCAGCAAACCCTGACAAAAAGAAATTGCTGGATCGAGTCGTTTCTGGTGCGGCACCGTCGGACTTGCAGGCTGCGCTGCCAACTTTTGAAAGTGGATCATCGGTTTCAACACGAGTTGCCTCTGGAAAAGTTATTAACGCAATTGCCCAGGTAATGCCCGAACTTTGGGGTGGTTCAGCGGATCTAGCCGATTCGAATATGACCACCATCACTGGCGCAAAGTCCTTCGTTCCGAAAGAGTGGTCAACTCACGAGTGGACCGGCGACAAGTTCGGACGAGTTTTGCACTTTGGTATCCGTGAACACGCAATGGGTTCGATTCTGAATGGAATCGTTCTGCACGGAAACACTCGCGCATTCGGTGGAACCTTTTTGATTTTCAGCGACTACATGCGTCCTGCCGTGCGCCTAGCAGCGCTGATGGGAATCCCTTCAATTTTTGTTTGGACACACGACTCGGTTGCGCTTGGTGAAGACGGCCCAACCCACCAGCCGATTGAGCAATTGTCGACCCTGCGTGCGATTCCAAATCTTGACATCGTTCGCCCAGCCGACGGTAACGAAACCGCCTACGCCTGGAAGACAGTTCTAGAGCGTCGACAGGGGCCATCGGGTCTCGCGCTCAGCCGTCAAAACCTTCCGGTCTTTGCACGTGGTGAAGCTGATGAAACCGGTGTTGTTTACGCTGGCGCTGAAAACACCGCCAGGGGCGCTTACACACTTCTTGAGGCGGCAAATGGTAAGCCTGAAGTCATTTTGATTGCTACTGGCTCAGAGGTTGAGATTGCAGTTGCTGCCCGACTTCAACTTGAGGCAGCTGGAGTTGCAACTCGCGTGGTATCGGCACCTTGCCTTGAATGGTTTGATGAGCAGCCTGCTGACTATCGCGAACAGGTTCTGCCTGCGTCTGTCAAGGCCAAGGTTTCAGTAGAAGCTGGCCTGGCTCTGGGTTGGAATAAGTACGTTGGCCCGTTTGGTCAAAGCGTTTCAATCGAACACTTCGGCGCTTCTGCTGATGCTAAGACCCTTTATCGCGAGTTTGGTATGACTGCTGAGGCAGTGGTTTCAGCCGCAAAATCAACCATCGCCGCACTTTAA
- the tal gene encoding transaldolase: MSTNPLAQLSANGVSIWLDDLSRSRIVSGNLKDLIANRSVCGVTTNPTIFAGALAKGEGYQAQVAELAAAGADATSAIFAITTKDVADACDIFAGVYASSNGFDGRVSIEVEPGLANDAAGTIKQAKELFAAVNRENVMIKIPATKPGLAAITAVIAEGISVNVTLIFSLARYREVIAAYIEGVKLAKANGHDISKIHSVASFFVSRVDTEIDKRLEAAGKPELKSKAALANARLAYEVFEQEFATAEWAELATAGANVQRPLMASTGVKDPNLLDTLYVTELVAPELVNTMPEKTMEAVYDHGVIPAASITNNYENAREVLAAVAAAGVSLDEATQLLEEEGVEKFIVSWGELVDTVDAALKAAK; this comes from the coding sequence ATGTCAACTAATCCACTAGCTCAACTATCCGCCAACGGCGTAAGCATTTGGCTTGACGATCTGTCTCGTTCACGAATTGTCTCAGGTAACTTGAAAGACCTGATTGCTAACCGTTCCGTCTGTGGAGTAACCACTAACCCAACAATTTTTGCTGGCGCATTGGCCAAGGGCGAAGGCTACCAAGCTCAGGTGGCAGAGCTTGCCGCGGCGGGTGCCGATGCAACATCAGCAATTTTTGCAATCACCACCAAGGATGTTGCAGATGCTTGTGACATCTTCGCTGGTGTTTACGCTTCGTCAAATGGTTTCGATGGTCGCGTTTCAATTGAGGTTGAGCCGGGACTTGCCAACGATGCCGCTGGCACCATCAAGCAGGCAAAAGAACTTTTTGCCGCGGTAAACCGCGAAAACGTAATGATCAAGATTCCGGCGACCAAGCCAGGTCTTGCGGCTATCACCGCAGTTATTGCTGAGGGCATCAGCGTAAACGTAACTTTGATTTTCTCGCTTGCTCGTTACCGCGAAGTTATTGCTGCCTACATTGAAGGTGTGAAGTTGGCAAAGGCCAATGGCCACGACATTTCAAAGATTCATTCAGTTGCGTCGTTCTTTGTTTCACGCGTTGACACAGAAATCGACAAGAGACTCGAAGCGGCCGGAAAACCTGAGCTAAAGAGCAAAGCAGCTTTGGCAAATGCACGTTTGGCATACGAGGTGTTTGAACAAGAATTTGCAACCGCTGAGTGGGCTGAATTGGCAACTGCTGGTGCGAACGTGCAACGCCCACTGATGGCTTCAACCGGAGTAAAAGACCCTAACCTTCTGGACACTCTCTACGTGACTGAGTTGGTGGCTCCCGAGCTAGTAAACACCATGCCTGAAAAAACCATGGAGGCTGTTTACGATCACGGAGTTATTCCCGCAGCATCAATTACCAACAACTATGAAAATGCTCGTGAAGTTCTTGCCGCCGTTGCGGCCGCTGGTGTTTCACTCGATGAAGCAACTCAATTGCTTGAGGAAGAAGGCGTTGAGAAGTTTATTGTTTCTTGGGGCGAACTTGTGGACACCGTTGACGCAGCCTTGAAGGCAGCCAAGTAA
- a CDS encoding non-heme iron oxygenase ferredoxin subunit — translation MAVRICAVEDIKPGKAIRVKIGETAIAIVRTKAGDVKALDDKCSHGEISLSEGFVDNETIECWAHGAKFSLTTGEALTLPAFESVAVYEVIIDNGDIFLEIDAE, via the coding sequence ATGGCCGTTCGCATTTGTGCCGTTGAAGACATCAAGCCTGGCAAAGCCATTCGCGTGAAAATTGGCGAAACTGCAATTGCAATTGTTAGAACCAAAGCCGGAGACGTCAAGGCGCTTGACGACAAGTGCTCTCACGGAGAAATCTCATTGAGCGAGGGTTTCGTAGACAACGAGACTATCGAATGCTGGGCGCACGGGGCAAAGTTTTCGCTGACCACCGGGGAAGCCCTGACCCTGCCAGCCTTTGAGTCAGTTGCGGTTTACGAGGTGATCATCGACAACGGTGACATTTTCTTGGAAATCGACGCAGAGTAA
- the sufD gene encoding Fe-S cluster assembly protein SufD: MSAATQTAQHGLSEHSHGAGVPIQTRYERKRSTNVQDFPAISAREEQWRYLSADRLGGLDADTLSEFTGDLAITHSDGVTTAWVGEENPAFGGAGIPEERPSAAAWGSAKQAYLVTVPANQKSDVQIALSSDSAEPSALHLIIDAKPFAEATVILDHKGHAILGENVEIIVGDEAQLTVVSIQDWDDHSIHASTQMARLGRNSRLKHVVVSLGGKTVRVASSTEFTQPGGDTEMLGMYFADAGQYLENRLYVDHAVPNCKSRVTYKGALQGEKAHTVWVGDVLIRMAAEGTDTYELNRNLLLTDGARADSVPNLEIETGKIEGAGHASASGRFDDEQLFYLQARGITEIEARRLVVRGFLNEIIQQIDNEQIRERLTKSIEAELERSGS, translated from the coding sequence ATGAGCGCAGCAACACAGACAGCCCAACACGGTCTGTCGGAGCACAGCCATGGGGCGGGCGTTCCGATTCAGACTCGATACGAACGGAAGCGTTCAACTAACGTTCAAGATTTTCCTGCAATCTCTGCGCGCGAAGAGCAATGGCGTTATCTGAGCGCTGATCGCCTTGGGGGACTTGACGCCGACACACTTTCCGAATTTACTGGCGATCTTGCCATCACACACTCCGATGGAGTAACCACCGCCTGGGTTGGCGAAGAGAATCCAGCCTTTGGTGGTGCCGGCATTCCAGAGGAGCGCCCAAGCGCTGCCGCCTGGGGGTCTGCAAAGCAGGCATACCTAGTTACAGTTCCGGCAAATCAAAAGTCGGATGTCCAGATTGCTCTTTCATCCGATTCGGCCGAGCCAAGCGCACTGCACTTGATCATCGATGCAAAACCATTTGCTGAAGCTACCGTGATTCTTGATCACAAGGGCCACGCGATTCTCGGCGAGAACGTTGAAATCATCGTGGGTGACGAAGCTCAGCTAACCGTTGTTTCGATTCAAGATTGGGATGACCACAGCATTCACGCATCAACTCAGATGGCGCGACTTGGCAGAAATTCCAGATTGAAGCACGTAGTGGTTAGCCTCGGCGGAAAAACAGTTCGTGTTGCAAGCTCAACAGAATTTACTCAGCCTGGTGGCGACACTGAAATGTTGGGAATGTATTTCGCGGATGCTGGCCAGTACTTAGAAAACCGCCTGTACGTTGATCACGCAGTGCCAAACTGCAAGTCTCGAGTGACCTACAAGGGAGCACTGCAGGGTGAGAAGGCGCACACCGTTTGGGTCGGCGACGTGCTCATTCGCATGGCCGCTGAGGGCACCGATACTTACGAGCTGAACCGAAACCTGCTACTTACCGATGGTGCTCGTGCAGACTCTGTGCCGAACCTGGAAATTGAAACCGGAAAAATTGAGGGAGCAGGGCACGCGTCTGCTTCAGGTCGCTTCGATGACGAGCAACTGTTCTATCTTCAGGCTCGCGGCATAACCGAAATCGAAGCACGACGCCTCGTGGTGCGCGGCTTCCTTAACGAAATCATTCAGCAGATCGACAACGAGCAAATTCGTGAGCGACTCACCAAGTCAATCGAAGCAGAGCTAGAAAGGAGCGGTTCATAA
- the sufB gene encoding Fe-S cluster assembly protein SufB produces MSDIIIERPELDSLGVYEFGWHDKDAAGETAKRGINDAVVRNISALKSEPEWMLERRLKGFDYFGKKPMPSWGSDLSGIDFDNIKYFVRSTERQATSWEELPDEIKNTYEKLGIPEAERNRLVAGVAAQYESEVVYHQINEELERQGVIFLDTDTALKEHPEIFQEYFGTVIPAGDNKFAALNTAVWSGGSFVYVPKGVHVEIPLQAYFRINTENMGQFERTLIIADEGSYVHYIEGCTAPIYNSDSLHSAVVEIIVKKNARVRYTTIQNWSNNVYNLVTKRAIAHEGATMEWIDGNIGSKVTMKYPAVILAGEHARGETLSVAFAGEGQHQDAGAKMIHLAPYTSSSIVSKSIARGGGRTSYRGEIKVMPGAHHSANTVRCDALLVDTISRSDTYPAVDVREDDVSMGHEATVSRVSEEQLFYLQSRGLPEDEAMAMIVRGFIEPIAKELPMEYALELNKLIEMQMEGAVG; encoded by the coding sequence TTGTCCGACATCATCATTGAACGTCCAGAACTAGACAGCCTAGGCGTCTACGAATTTGGTTGGCACGACAAAGACGCCGCTGGCGAAACAGCCAAGCGCGGCATCAACGACGCAGTTGTCCGAAACATTTCGGCCTTGAAGTCTGAGCCAGAATGGATGCTGGAGCGTCGTCTAAAAGGTTTTGATTACTTTGGTAAAAAGCCAATGCCTAGCTGGGGATCGGACCTCTCCGGTATTGATTTCGATAACATCAAGTACTTCGTGCGCTCAACTGAGCGCCAAGCCACCAGCTGGGAAGAACTGCCTGACGAGATCAAGAACACCTACGAAAAGCTAGGCATTCCAGAGGCCGAGCGCAACCGATTGGTTGCCGGCGTGGCAGCCCAGTACGAATCTGAGGTGGTTTACCACCAAATCAATGAAGAGCTCGAGCGCCAGGGTGTCATCTTCCTTGACACGGATACAGCGCTAAAAGAGCACCCTGAAATTTTCCAAGAGTATTTCGGAACTGTTATTCCAGCTGGCGACAACAAGTTCGCCGCACTAAACACCGCGGTTTGGTCTGGCGGATCATTTGTTTACGTGCCAAAGGGAGTGCACGTTGAGATTCCTCTGCAGGCATACTTCCGAATTAACACAGAGAACATGGGGCAGTTCGAACGCACCTTGATCATCGCCGACGAGGGCTCTTACGTTCACTACATTGAGGGTTGCACCGCGCCGATTTACAACTCCGACTCACTGCACTCTGCCGTGGTTGAAATTATCGTTAAGAAAAACGCCCGCGTTAGATACACAACCATTCAGAACTGGTCAAATAACGTTTACAACCTTGTCACCAAGCGCGCGATTGCGCACGAGGGAGCAACCATGGAGTGGATCGATGGCAACATCGGCTCCAAGGTCACAATGAAGTACCCAGCGGTGATTCTGGCTGGCGAGCACGCTCGCGGCGAGACTTTATCGGTGGCCTTCGCCGGTGAAGGTCAGCACCAGGATGCCGGTGCAAAGATGATTCACCTGGCTCCTTACACAAGCTCGTCGATCGTTTCTAAGTCAATCGCTCGAGGCGGCGGCAGAACCTCTTACCGCGGTGAGATTAAGGTCATGCCCGGTGCTCACCACTCTGCCAACACCGTGCGCTGTGACGCGCTTTTGGTTGACACCATTTCACGCTCTGACACCTACCCTGCGGTAGACGTTCGCGAAGACGATGTGTCAATGGGGCATGAGGCAACTGTCTCGCGCGTTAGCGAGGAGCAATTGTTCTACCTTCAGTCTCGTGGCCTTCCAGAGGACGAAGCCATGGCCATGATTGTGCGCGGATTTATCGAGCCAATCGCTAAAGAATTACCAATGGAGTATGCGCTCGAGTTGAACAAACTCATTGAGATGCAGATGGAAGGGGCTGTTGGTTAA
- a CDS encoding cryptochrome/photolyase family protein, with translation MARVFWFRRDLRLQDNIALNTAIHGAKQDGDAQVCGLYVVNTDDFHALSGIRQWSLYESLDSLGASMDRKLTIQHYGKTLGIGEAVAKVASAAGAKTVHATRAFDPAGIAEQNAVGLALKEIGVFLQLDDSYYAVAPGTVQKPDGTPYRVYTPFFNNWFKAGWSAPVALAEGFEWFEPIQCHGKPDPSKAAPFKVKAGEAFALRTWKRFQDRALFNYDELRNRADLSGTSHLSHALAFGEIHPRTILAELADSAGHNVYRKEIAWREFYADVLWHNQHTAHDYYEPRFKRMRYDTGSEAEAKLSSWQQGKTGFPMVDAGMRQLLTTGWMHNRVRMIVASFLVKDLHLEWQQGAAWFEANLSDFDPASNAHGWQWTAGCGTDASPYYRVFNPVMQGYKFDPDGNYVRNYIPELSHIEGKAVHEPWLLVDGLAKGYPAPIVDHSKEREESLRRLEEIKVHKA, from the coding sequence ATGGCTAGAGTCTTTTGGTTCAGGCGAGATCTTCGGCTGCAAGACAACATCGCCCTGAATACCGCGATCCATGGAGCCAAGCAAGATGGAGATGCCCAGGTTTGCGGGCTTTACGTTGTAAACACCGATGACTTTCACGCCCTGAGCGGGATTCGACAGTGGTCGCTATACGAGTCTTTGGACTCTCTCGGGGCAAGCATGGATCGCAAGCTCACCATCCAGCACTACGGCAAAACTTTAGGTATTGGTGAGGCGGTTGCCAAAGTGGCCAGCGCTGCCGGGGCTAAAACGGTTCACGCGACCAGGGCCTTTGACCCCGCCGGTATCGCTGAGCAGAATGCAGTTGGCCTGGCGCTCAAGGAAATTGGTGTTTTCCTGCAGTTGGACGATAGCTATTACGCGGTTGCGCCAGGAACAGTGCAAAAGCCAGACGGCACTCCATACCGGGTGTACACGCCCTTTTTCAACAACTGGTTCAAAGCTGGTTGGTCTGCTCCGGTTGCGCTCGCCGAAGGCTTTGAGTGGTTTGAACCAATTCAATGCCATGGAAAACCGGATCCAAGCAAAGCCGCACCCTTTAAGGTCAAAGCAGGCGAGGCTTTTGCGCTTAGAACCTGGAAAAGATTTCAGGATCGGGCGCTGTTCAACTACGACGAGCTGCGCAACCGAGCCGATCTGAGCGGCACTTCGCACCTGAGCCACGCCTTGGCCTTTGGAGAGATTCACCCCAGGACGATTCTGGCTGAGCTTGCCGATTCTGCTGGTCACAACGTTTATCGCAAAGAAATAGCCTGGCGTGAGTTCTACGCAGATGTCTTGTGGCACAACCAGCACACGGCTCACGATTACTACGAGCCTAGATTCAAGAGGATGCGATACGACACCGGCTCCGAAGCGGAAGCCAAACTAAGCTCCTGGCAACAGGGGAAGACCGGGTTTCCAATGGTTGACGCTGGCATGCGCCAATTGCTGACTACCGGCTGGATGCACAATCGCGTCCGTATGATTGTGGCGTCGTTTTTGGTGAAGGACCTGCACCTGGAGTGGCAGCAGGGCGCAGCTTGGTTTGAAGCCAACCTGAGCGACTTTGATCCGGCTTCCAATGCGCACGGTTGGCAATGGACTGCCGGTTGTGGCACGGATGCCAGCCCCTACTATCGGGTTTTTAATCCAGTAATGCAGGGCTACAAATTTGACCCCGACGGTAATTACGTCCGCAATTATATTCCAGAGCTTTCCCACATCGAAGGTAAAGCCGTGCACGAGCCTTGGCTTTTGGTTGATGGATTGGCCAAGGGTTATCCGGCACCAATAGTTGATCACTCTAAGGAACGTGAAGAGTCACTGCGCAGACTAGAGGAAATAAAGGTTCACAAGGCCTAG
- a CDS encoding heme o synthase, translated as MANQTKTPTQSNPIGTRVSFGAKAKAYFALTKPRVIELLLITTLPTMILAQRGIPDLWLVLATLIGGAFSAGSANAFNCFIDTDIDKIMGRTKNRPLVTGQLSPREALVFSWTLGVASVIWLGLLVNWLASLISLAALLFYVLIYTLVLKRRTPQNIVWGGAAGAAPVLIGWAAVTGEVSAAAWVLFLVIFLWTPPHYWPLSVKYKNDYAMAKVPMLPVVRNTKTVVQQILIYAWAVGFSTLLLIPVAQMGLIYSVTALAGSVWFIVAAYRLYKEGQNGELAKPMNLFHLSNLYLTALFVAVAIDVLVNIQL; from the coding sequence ATGGCAAATCAAACCAAAACCCCAACCCAGTCAAACCCCATTGGCACTCGGGTTTCATTTGGCGCAAAAGCCAAGGCTTACTTCGCCCTCACCAAACCCCGAGTGATTGAGCTGCTGCTGATCACGACTTTGCCAACCATGATTTTGGCCCAGCGGGGAATCCCAGACCTGTGGCTAGTTCTAGCCACGCTGATTGGTGGCGCCTTCAGTGCCGGATCTGCCAATGCATTTAACTGCTTCATCGACACCGATATCGACAAAATCATGGGTCGAACCAAGAATCGCCCTCTGGTCACCGGCCAACTGTCACCTCGCGAGGCTCTGGTTTTTTCATGGACCTTGGGCGTCGCCTCTGTTATCTGGCTGGGTTTGCTGGTCAACTGGCTGGCTTCACTGATTTCGCTGGCCGCGCTGCTGTTCTACGTTTTGATTTACACCCTGGTGCTAAAGCGTCGCACACCACAGAACATCGTCTGGGGTGGAGCGGCCGGGGCAGCGCCGGTTCTGATTGGCTGGGCAGCGGTTACCGGTGAAGTTTCAGCCGCGGCTTGGGTGCTGTTTTTGGTGATTTTCCTCTGGACGCCGCCACACTACTGGCCACTATCGGTGAAATACAAAAACGACTATGCCATGGCCAAGGTGCCAATGTTGCCGGTGGTGAGGAATACCAAAACCGTGGTTCAACAGATCTTGATCTACGCCTGGGCTGTGGGCTTCAGCACTCTGCTGCTGATTCCGGTGGCACAAATGGGCCTGATTTACTCCGTCACCGCTCTAGCGGGAAGCGTCTGGTTTATTGTTGCCGCCTACCGTCTTTACAAAGAGGGGCAAAACGGCGAACTGGCAAAGCCGATGAACCTATTTCACCTGTCAAACCTGTATTTGACAGCCCTGTTTGTCGCGGTCGCCATCGATGTTTTGGTAAACATCCAGCTCTAG
- a CDS encoding COX15/CtaA family protein, translating into MFAKVRNWPIISSARIPLYVWASLVSQILIVVTGGIVRLTGSGLGCPTWPKCTEDSLITVPEMGLHGVIEFANRLLTFVLALIALLTFLTVLALGKKLRKGLVIPAFILGLGIPAQAVLGGFTVLTQLNPWFVGAHFVLSGIMIAIAALLVFRALPPKHVPVSPAIWRTANPIAIVGAITVLVGVLVTGAGPHSGDAYSERNGLDLELLQHLHSYPGYLLLILALIQLGLLSRRDKEGLERSYQLKVAAWLVVTTIAQAIIGVLQARLGVPAVLVALHMLGAAVICALLAFQWLAIRGKTK; encoded by the coding sequence TTGTTTGCAAAGGTCCGAAATTGGCCGATTATCTCTAGCGCCCGAATTCCGCTTTACGTCTGGGCATCGCTGGTGAGTCAGATTCTGATTGTGGTCACCGGCGGAATTGTGCGCCTGACCGGATCTGGACTAGGTTGCCCAACCTGGCCAAAGTGCACCGAGGACTCTTTGATTACCGTGCCTGAAATGGGTCTCCACGGGGTAATCGAGTTTGCAAACCGTCTCTTGACATTTGTGTTGGCGCTGATTGCGCTACTTACTTTTCTTACCGTTCTGGCCTTAGGTAAAAAATTGCGCAAAGGCCTGGTCATTCCGGCGTTTATTTTGGGCCTGGGCATTCCCGCACAAGCAGTTCTTGGTGGCTTTACCGTATTGACCCAGCTGAACCCTTGGTTTGTAGGTGCTCACTTCGTGCTCAGCGGCATCATGATTGCTATCGCTGCCCTGCTGGTTTTCCGCGCCCTACCGCCAAAGCATGTGCCAGTTTCGCCAGCAATTTGGCGCACAGCCAACCCAATTGCCATCGTCGGTGCGATCACCGTGTTGGTTGGCGTTCTGGTTACCGGGGCTGGTCCCCACTCAGGAGACGCCTACAGCGAGCGAAACGGCCTAGACCTTGAGCTTTTGCAACACCTGCACAGCTACCCGGGCTACTTGCTGCTGATTCTGGCCCTGATTCAACTTGGGCTACTGTCCCGGCGAGACAAGGAAGGTCTTGAGAGAAGCTACCAGCTAAAAGTTGCGGCTTGGTTGGTGGTGACCACAATAGCGCAGGCGATTATCGGTGTGCTTCAGGCCAGATTGGGAGTACCTGCCGTTCTGGTGGCACTGCACATGCTTGGCGCCGCGGTTATCTGTGCCCTGCTTGCCTTCCAGTGGTTGGCCATACGCGGTAAGACCAAATAG
- the zwf gene encoding glucose-6-phosphate dehydrogenase, with protein MSKISAGNNPLRDPDDRRLNRIAGPSSLVIFGVTGDLSRKKLMPAVYDLANRGLLPAGFSLVGFARREWKNQDFGKVVKEAVKQYARTPWNESVWKQLSENIRFVSGEFDDDASFDRLKATIDELDAKVGTNGNHAFYLSIPPKAFAQVCQQLKRSGLADAGPDEFRRVVIEKPFGHDLESSRRLNDVVESVFPPDSVFRIDHYLGKETVQNILALRFANMLFEPLWNSNYIDHVQITMAEDIGVGGRAGYYDGIGAARDVIQNHLLQLLALTAMEEPVSFDAADLRAEKEKVLSAVRVPKDIAKHTARGQYAGGWQGGEQVTGFLDEDGMNPKSVSETYAAMRLDINTRRWAGVPFYLRAGKRLGRRVTEIAVVFKRAPQQLFAESQTSALGQNALVIRVQPDEGITIRFGSKVPGVGMQVRDVTMDFGYGHAFTEASPEAYERLILDVLLGDPPLFPRHEEVELSWKILDPIVSFWEKKGKPEQYRPGTWGPSSADEMMARDGREWRIP; from the coding sequence ATGAGCAAAATTTCTGCGGGAAATAATCCGCTTCGCGACCCAGACGATCGCCGGCTCAATCGAATTGCGGGTCCTAGCAGTCTGGTAATTTTTGGTGTAACCGGAGACTTGTCTCGCAAAAAGCTGATGCCTGCGGTCTATGATCTTGCCAACCGTGGACTGTTGCCGGCAGGTTTTTCTCTCGTTGGTTTCGCGAGGCGTGAGTGGAAGAATCAGGATTTTGGCAAAGTCGTCAAAGAGGCCGTGAAGCAATATGCGCGAACTCCTTGGAACGAATCGGTCTGGAAGCAACTCTCTGAGAACATTCGATTCGTCTCCGGTGAATTCGATGATGATGCATCATTCGATCGTCTGAAAGCTACTATCGATGAGCTCGACGCCAAGGTAGGGACAAATGGCAATCACGCTTTTTACCTGTCAATCCCGCCAAAGGCTTTCGCTCAGGTGTGTCAGCAACTTAAGCGCTCAGGCCTGGCCGATGCCGGTCCCGATGAATTCCGACGCGTTGTAATTGAGAAGCCATTCGGTCACGACCTGGAATCATCTCGCCGCCTAAATGACGTGGTTGAATCTGTCTTCCCGCCGGACTCAGTGTTCCGAATCGACCACTATCTGGGCAAGGAAACTGTTCAGAACATCTTGGCCCTGCGCTTTGCAAATATGCTCTTTGAGCCACTTTGGAACTCCAACTACATTGACCACGTGCAGATCACCATGGCTGAGGACATTGGTGTTGGTGGTCGCGCGGGTTACTACGACGGAATTGGTGCCGCACGTGACGTAATTCAAAATCACTTGCTGCAGTTGCTGGCGCTAACAGCCATGGAAGAGCCAGTATCGTTCGACGCCGCCGACTTGCGAGCCGAAAAAGAAAAAGTCCTCTCTGCGGTTCGTGTTCCAAAAGACATCGCTAAGCACACCGCTCGCGGGCAGTACGCCGGCGGTTGGCAAGGTGGCGAACAGGTCACCGGTTTCCTTGATGAAGACGGAATGAACCCTAAGTCTGTTTCCGAGACTTACGCAGCTATGCGCCTAGACATCAACACTCGTCGTTGGGCAGGCGTTCCGTTCTACCTTCGCGCCGGAAAGCGTCTTGGTCGTCGAGTCACTGAAATTGCCGTGGTCTTTAAGCGCGCTCCGCAGCAACTATTTGCCGAAAGTCAAACCAGTGCTCTAGGCCAGAATGCGCTGGTGATTCGTGTGCAGCCTGACGAAGGCATCACCATACGTTTTGGTTCAAAAGTTCCTGGCGTGGGTATGCAGGTACGCGACGTGACAATGGACTTTGGCTACGGACACGCCTTTACCGAGGCCAGCCCAGAAGCCTACGAACGCCTAATTCTTGATGTGCTTTTGGGTGATCCTCCCCTGTTCCCAAGGCATGAAGAAGTTGAACTTTCATGGAAGATTCTTGACCCAATCGTCAGCTTCTGGGAGAAAAAGGGCAAGCCAGAACAGTATCGCCCGGGAACTTGGGGCCCTAGCTCTGCAGACGAAATGATGGCCCGCGATGGCCGTGAATGGAGAATTCCGTGA